ACAGCCGAGGACGCCGGCGAGGCCATCGCCGACGCCGTCGAATCACCCGCGATCGGGACGGCGCTGCCCTACGACGGGGTTTCGCTGCCGGATTCCATCGACACCGACCCGTCCCCGTCGGCGCTGGAATCGGCGGCCACGGGCGTCACGCCGGCGACGATGGGGATCGCCGACTATGGGACAGTCGCGATTCCCTCGGGCACGGCTGGCGAGGAACTGGTCAGCCTCTACACGCCCCGCCACGTCGCCGTGGTCGCGGCCAGCGACGTGGTTGCCGACATGCCGACGGCCTACGAGCGACTCGGCGAGGACTTCGCCGCCCGAGCGGATACGCAGATCCTGGCGACGGGTCCGAGCGCGACGGCCGACATGGGGACGCTCGTGCAGGGTGTGCACGGCCCCTCCGAGACGCACGTCGTCGTGCTGGAGGACCGATGAGCTCTCGCCGCGACACCGCCGACCGCCTGCGGGAACTGATGGAGACCGAGGGCGACGCCGTCGCACAGAACACCCGAACGGTGAATCAGCTCTCGGACTACGCCATCCAGCGGTTCGACGACTACGAGGACCTGCGCGACGCGGCCCGTGGGATCAAGGAGTCGGCCATCGAGAACCTGCCCGAACTCCTCGATCAGGTCACCGAGGCCGTCGAGGAAAACGGCGGGCAGGTCCACGTCGCCCAGACGGCCGCGGACGCGAACCGGATCGTCGAGGGGATCATGGCCGACCGGGAGGCAGAGAAACTGGTCAAGAGCAAGTCGATGACGACCGAGGAGATCGACGTGAACGACCACCTCGAATCGGCGGGCTACGAGGTGGTCGAGACCGACCTCGGCGAGTACGTCATCCAGATCGCGGACGAAGCACCGTCCCACCTGATCGGGCCGGCGATGCACCGCTCGCCCGAGGACATCGCCGAGCTGTTCAACAGCGAGTTCGACCTCGAGGCGGACCTCACCGGCGACCCCAACGAACTCACCGAGTTCGCCCGCGAACGGGTGGGCGAGCACATCCGCGAGGCCGACGTGGGCATGACGGGCGCGAACTTCGTCGTCGCTGAGTCGGGGACGCTGATGCTCGTCACGAACGAGGGCAACGCCCGGAAGACGGCGGTGACGCCGGACACCCACGTCGCCGTCGCGGGAATCGAGAAGCTCGTCCCCAGCCTCGCGGACCTCCAGCCGTTCACCGAGCTGATCGCCAAGACCGGCACAGGACAGGACATCACCTCGTACGTCTCCCTGCTCTCGCCGCCCGTCGACTCCCCGATCCCGGACTTCGAGGCCGACGAGATGCGGCCGGCCGACGAGCGGGAGTTCCACCTCGTCCTGCTGGACAACGGCCGGATGGGGATGCGCGAGGACGACGACCTCCGGGAGACGCTGTACTGCATCCGGTGTGGGGCCTGCTCGAACGCCTGCTCGAACTTCCAGGCGGTCGGCGGCCACGGCTTCGGCGGGGAGACCTACACCGGCGGCATCGGCACCGGCTGGGAGGCCGGGGTCCACGGCCTCCAGAGTGCAGACGAGATGAACGACCTCTGTACCGGCTGTTCGCGCTGTGAACCGAAGTGTCCGGTCGAGATCGACATCCCGTGGATCAACACGGTCGTCCGCGATCGGATCAACCGCGAGGCCGAGGGAGACGAGTTCGACTTCCTCGTCGAGGGGCTGACACCCGACGAGGAACCCGCCGGGCTGGACCTCCAGAAGCGACTGTTCGGCAATATCGGGACGCTGGCGAAAACCGGTTCGCTCGCGCCCGGCCTGGTCAACACCGTCGCCGGGAGCCGTCCGGGGAAGTGGGTGCTGGAGCAGGCCTTCGGCGTCGACCCGCGCCGCGACCTCCCCGAGTTTGCCGAGGAGACGCTTCGGGAGTGGTACGGGGCCCGAGGCGCGCAGGTGACCGACCCCGACCGGGACGTGGTGCTGTACCCCGACGTGTACACGGACTACTTCGACCCCGAACGCGGAAAGGCCGCGATCCGGACGCTGGAATCCCTCGGCGTCCGGGTTCACGTCCCCGCCGTCCCGGAGAGCGGGCGGGCCCCACTGTCTCAGGGGATGATCGAGACGGCCCGCGAGCGGGCCGAGTCGGTCCACGGCGCGCTGGTGACCCACGTCGACGACGGGCGGGACGTGGTGGTGATAGAGCCCAGCGACCTGGCGATGTTCCGCCGGGACTACGGGAAACTCCTGCCCGAGCGCTCTGCTGAACGACTGTCCGAGAACAGCTACGACGTGATGGAGTACGTCTACGGCTTGCTGGACAACGGAGCCGACGCGGAGGGGCTAGACGCGCCGGGCGACGACGGCGACGCCGACATCGCCTACCACAGCCACTGCCAGCAGCGGACGATGGGCGTCGACGAGTACACGGAGTCCGTCCTGTCGGATCTGGGGTATAGCGTCCGCACCTCCGACGTGGAGTGTTGCGGGATGGCGGGGAGTTTCGGCTACAAGAGCGAGTACTACGAGGTCAGCATGGACGTGGGCGACCACCTCCGGGACGACCTCGGCGAGGTCGAGGGGGCGACGCTGACCGCCAGCGGCACCTCCTGTCAGGAGCAACTCGACGTGCTCTACGAGCGCGAGGTGCCCCATCCGATCGAACTGATCGCACCACGGTAGCCCGCGTCGCACGCGACCGCTCGAAGAACAAGGCCTTTGAGGGTGGGTTCGTGAGACAGTTGCAGTGCCTCCCGACGCCGACGACCGGGTCTACTACGTGATCAGCGACCTCCACATCGGGGGTGACGAGCAACTGGGCGAGGTCGACTTTCTGGCGGAACTACTGGACTTTCTCGAACGCCTGGAGCGAACCGACGAGGACGCCGAACTCGTGATCAACGGCGACGCCTTCGGCCTCTGGGAGATGACGACGGTCGAGGGGACGGCGAAGTTCGACCTGCTGGTCGAGACGTACCCGCGGCTGTTCGAACAGTTGCGCGTGACCGGCGAAAATATCGCGATTACGCTGGTGCCGGGCAACCACGACCACGAACTCGCCGCCTACGACGAGTACGTCGAGCGATTCGCCGAGTACAACGTCGACCTCGTCCAGGACCAGTCCGTCACGCGACGGGTCGGCGACAGCGTCGTGTACTTCGAACACGGGCACCAGCGGGACCCGAACAACCGGATCGACGACTGGGGGAATCCACACGCCTCGCCGCTGGGGTACTACTACAACACGCTCGTGACGAGTCGGGCGGGCCAGCTCTCGGACCGCGGGCGGTACAACTGGCTGAAGGACGTGCAGGCGGTCACGCCGACCGAACGGATGCCGGTGTGGCTGCTCTCGAAGTACTTCTACCTGGAGATGAACCCGCTCCTGCGGTACGCGCTGGTCCCCTTCCTGCTCCTGTTCAACATCAGCGCCGTCCTCGCAGTGCTGGCGGGCCTGTCGGTGGCCGGGATCTGGTCGGCCCCGATCGAATGGGGAACCACGTTCCTCGGCCAGTTCGGCAGGGCTGGGACCGCTCTCTGGTTCCTGCTCGCGGTCAACGTGACCATCGCCGGCCTGCTCCTGCTCGTGGGTGTCCCGCTGTACTTCCTTCGACGGGACGTACGCAAGACCATCGAACGATTCGGGGTCTTCGAGACCTCGATCACGGTCGACGCCGAAGGCCCGTACGAGGAAGCCGCCCGCGAGATCTTCGATGCGAACCCCGAGACCGCCGTCTTCTGCTACGGTCACACCCACCGTCCCGGAATCAAGGAGGTGGACGGCGGTGTGCTGGCCAACAGCGGCACGTGGCTCAAGCGCCTCCACCGCCGTGACGGTATCATCGGCGTCCTTCCACCAGTTTTCTACCCGTCCTACCAGCTCTGTGCGATCCGGATCGCCGCCGAATCGGACGCCGTCGCCGTCGAGTACGAGGAGATCCAGAAGGCAAGTCCGAGTCCCGAGGAACTCACGCTGACCGAACGGTTGCTCACTGTGGGTCGGAAACCGGACACCGACCTCCCGGATCGGACGGTCGTCCCGAACAAAGGGACGGACGGGACCGAAGCGACCCCGGAAGCGGCCGAGTAGGGGAGGGCTGGGCTACGTCACTCCGAGGAGGACGAGTATCCAGACGAATCCTGCGACGCCAGCAGACCCTGGGATCACAGTGAACAGCCTGACCGGCGTAGCCAACAGGTACCCCAGCGGCTGGAGCGGGCCCGGGAGGTCACCGGCCGTCGCTAGCAGTGTCTCGGTGTCACCGATGCTCGGGAACGCGGTCAACGCGAAACACGCGCCGAGCCAGTAACACGGTATCGCAACGAGCGGTGTTCCGGCAGCGGACGCGAGCGCGAACGCGGCGAGCGCGAGGCCCGTGTTGACCGGGAGGGGTGCGACAGCGATCAGCAGATCGACCGGGAACGACGTGACGGGCTCGTGGTCGAGATACGCGTCGGCGGCGAAGGGGTTCAGGATGGACGACCCGACGACCCCGACGCCAGTCAGCCGGCAGGCGAGCAGGTGGGCGGCCTCGTGGCTGACGATACCGGGTGCGACCAGTGCCGTCTCCACGGCGTAGTAGAGATCCGTGATCGAGGGCGACCTGTCGTCTGTCACGGGGGTAGGTCTACTGCGGGCCGAAGCGTCGTATGTCCATCGGTCACGCCGCGAGCGGCGGGTTCTGGCATCGCCTCGGCTGACGCTCGTCAGACACCTGCCAAAAGTTAAGAGGGAGGCTGTGCTGGGGTTTCGTATGGACGGACCAACGCAGGAAATTACCGCACTGGTGGGGCGAGAAGTGTATTCGAGCAACGGTGTCTTCGTCGGTGAAGTCGAGGACGTGCGGCTCGATCTCGACGACGTGCAGGTCACGGGGCTGGCCCTCCACGAGATCAATCACGACCTCTTCGGCGAGCGCGCCCGCGGCAACCGCGGCGTCATCCTCCCCTACGACTGGGTGCAGGCAGTCGGGGACGTGGTGCTCGTCAGCGACATCATCGAACGGCTCCGGACGCCCGAAGAAGAGCAGGAAGAAGAGATCACGGCCTGAGTTGCAGTCTCTCTCCCTTTAGCTCCCGTTACTACCGCCTTCGCTCCCGTCGACGCCCATCGCCTGGAAGAGTTTTTGCTTGACGGCCTGTTCGGTGAGTTCCAGCAGGGTGTCGCGGTTGTCCTCGTTGGTCTCGATCCCGGTGAAGATGCCCAGCGGAATCTCTGCGCTGGCGTCCGTCGAGTGGCCGGCGGTCTCGCCGATGTCCTCGAAAGCGTCCTCTAGCACTGCGCCGATGTCCATCCGGATGTCCTTCGAGCGAGCGGCCAGATAGATCGTGTCGTCGGCCAGCGCGAACACGGCGGTCGTGGTGATGCCCTCCAGATTCAGGAGGTGCTGGGCGGCCTGTGAGAGCGCGTCGCGGTCGCGGATGAACCCGGCGTTGGAGATGAGATGCGAGCCCTTGACCTCGCGGTTGCGGATGGCCTCGGCGAGCACGTCCAGCGTCTCGGGTGACATCGAGGGGGATTCGACCTGTTCGAGCGTGTCGTGGTCGGCGAACGGATAGAGGTAGGCCGCGGCAGTCAGATCGGCGGGCGTGGTGTCGCGTTTGAAATCGAGCGTCTCGGCGCGGATGCCGTAGAGGAGGGCGGTCGCGACGTTCCCGTCGAGGCTCAGGTCGAGTTCCTGGATGTACTTGGTGAGGATGGTCGAGGTGGCGGAGACGTTGGGGCGGACGTCGACGAAGTCGGCGTCGTGGTCGTGTTCGGGCTCGAAGTGGTCGATGACCACGTCGACCTCGTGATCGACCTCTGGCTCGCCGCCCTTGGCGTGGTCGACGACGGCGAAGGTGTCGTAGTCGTCGAGATCCACGTCTGTCCGCTGCTGGAGTTCGATCCCGAGCAGGTTGACGAACGCGCGGTTCTCCTGATGGCCGATCTCGCCCTGATAGATGATGTCGGCTTCGACGTCGAGGCTGTCGGCGATCAACTGGAGCGCGGCGGCGCTGGCGATGGAGTCGGGGTCGGGACTCCGGTGGATGAGGATGGCCATGCGCTCGTCGGTGGCTTCGATGACGTCGGCGAGCTGAGTGGCCTTGTACTCCAGTTCGCCGGTCTCCAGCGCGCGGAGCGCGGAGTCGGCGATGACGGCGGAGGGGTTGATGACCACGTCGGCACCGGCTTCGGTGAGTTCGTCCGCGGAGACGGGGTCGGACGCACGGGCGACGATGAACTGTTCGCCGTCGCGTTCGCGGACGTTCTCGACGGCGGCCATGTTGGCCTCGACGTCAGAGGAGAGGATCAGAAGGACGTCCCGGTCGTCGATGGTCTCGGCGGTCGACGCTTCGCGGATGTCGGCGGTGCGTGCGTCGAGGTCCTGGTCGCGGAGTGCCTCGACGCGGCCTTCGTCTTTGTCGAGGATGAGGACGTCTTTGCCTTCCGTCTCCAGTTCTTCGGCGACCGCGTGCCCCACACTCCCACAGCCAAGAATCGCATACGTAGACATCGAGGCCATCGTAATGGCGCTGCTCATGGTACAGGCGCTCGGACCGGGAGCTACTTATAACACACCTTCCCGTCACGTCGTCGAACTGGTTGGATCGCAGACCGCCCGACCACGGAAAGGAAACGTATTTCAATACCACCCCGTAAGATTCAGTCGCCGCGAGGGCCGATAGCTCAGTCCGGCAGAGCGACGGCCTCTTAAGCCGTCGGTCAAGGGTTCAAATCCCTTTCGGCCCGTTATTCTTGGCGTCGCTCACTCCGAGCGACGCCGAATCACGTGAGAAAGGATTTGAAGTAGGCCACGAGGGAGCGAAGCGACCGAAGTGGACGTGGTTCAAATCCCTTTCGGCCCGTCCACCTTTTTTCACGGGGGCATCGCCCCGAGCCGGAGGCTCGCGGCTCAACCCCCGCCAAAAAACGTGGGCGAAAAAAGCGGGACTCGCGCTCCACGCGAGTCCCGTGAACCGCGCTCGCGTAGCTCGCGCGGATGCTTGACAGTGGACGTGGTTCAAATCCCGTTCAGCCCGTCTACCTCGTTCGGTACGGTCGCCGGCACGAACCCCTATCAGAGAGCCGGCCATACCGTGAGCCATGACACGCAGACGGGATCTGCTCCGGGTGGGTGCGGCCGCGGTTGGTGGGGCACTGGCGGGGTGTTCGTTCTTGGAGAGCAACACGCAGCCGTCGGAGTCGGTCGGGACCGAGCAGGTAGCGGCCGGATTTACCGCGCCACTGGGGATGGAGACGGTCGGAGACGGTCGCTTTCTGATCGCCGACCAGACAGGACAGGTGTATCCGGTGGATTCGGACGGGCGGCGCGAAGAGCCAGTACTGGACCTCACAGATCGAATGGTCGAGCTGAATCCCGGCTACGACGAGCGTGGACTGTTGGGGATTGCGACGGGACCGAACTTCGCTGAGCGGCGGCGACTGTTCGTCCGGTACAGTGCCCCGCTCCGGTCGGAGATGCCCGACGGATACAGTCACACGTTCGTCCTGTCGTCGTTCGCGGTGGACGAGAACCTGCGGGCGGATCCGTCGAGCGAGCGAATCGTGCTGGAGATTCCCGAGCCACAGGCGAACCACAACGCCGGATCGGTCACCTTCGGGCCGGACGGATTCCTCTACGTCGGGGTCGGTGACGGCGGTGGCGGCAACGACGTGGGACAGGGCCACGTCTCGGACTGGTACGACCGTAACGACGGCGGCAACGGGCAAGACATGACCGAGAACCTCCTGGGGAGTATCCTCCGGATCGACGTGCGCGAGGGTGCGGGCGGGAACGGGCGGGCGTACGGGATCCCCGACGACAACCCACTGGTCGGGCGAGACGGCCTTGCCGAACAGTACGCCTGGGGCTTTCGCAACCCCTGGCGGTTCTCCTTCACCGACGGACGGTTCTTCGTCGCGGACGTGGGGCAGAATCGGTTCGAGGAGGTCAACGTCGTCGAGCGGGGCGGCAACTACGGGTGGAACGTCCGGGAAGGGGCCCACTGTTTCAGCACGGACGATCCGGGGTCGCCGCCGGCGAACTGTCCCACCGAGACCGACGACGGAGAACCGCTGGAAGATCCGATACTCGAATATTCCCACGAAGGTAACGGTGTCAGTGGGATCTCTGTCATCGGTGGTTACTACTACACTGGCGGCATCGGACCACTCTCCGAGCGGTACGTATTCGGCGATTATCAGGCGGAGGGGACGATCTTCACCGCCAGTGAACCCGACGACGGTGGGCTCTGGAACCTGTCGCGAGTAGAACTGGTGACCGGGAGCGGCGAGGGTCCCGGGCAGTATCTGCTGGCGTTCGGTCGCGATACCGACGGCGAGCTGTACGTGCTGACGACCGACAGCGGCGGGCCACAGGGGAGTTCCGGCGCCGTCCATCGGCTCGTGGCGGTCTGATTCGACTCGCCAGCGAAGAATACTTGTGGTGCCCTCGTCACGTTCCGACGATGTCAGACTTCGGTAGTTACACCTGTGGGAACTGCGGCGAGGAGTTCAGCGCACACCCGAGCTCGAACGCGGCAGCCAACACCTACTGCAGTCCCGCGTGCGAGACCATCGGCAAAGGACTCTGACCGTCGGTTTCTGGCCGGGAAGGCCGGCTACTCTTCGGGGCTGTAGTTCGGCGCTTCGTCGGTGATGACCACGTCGTGGGGGTGACTCTCCTGCTGGCCGGCCGAGGAGACGCGAACGAACTCCGCGCGCTCTTTGAACTCCGGGATGGTCTCGGCGCCGACGTAGCCCATCCCGCTTTGCATGCCGCCGACGAGCTGGTGAAGTTCGTCTTCGAGGGGGCCCTGATACGGCGTGGCGGCCTCGACGCCCTCGGGGACGAACTCCTCGTCTTCGTCTTCCTCCTTGAGGTAGCGTTCGCCCCCGCCGGACTGCATCGCGCCGACGCTTCCCATGCCGCGGTACTGCTTGTACTTCTTGCCGTTCATCGTGATGACTCGGCCCGGTGCCTCGTCGGTGCCGGCGAAGTAGGAGCCGAGCATCACGGCGTCCGCGCCGGCCGCGATTGCCTTGATCGCGTCCCCGGAGTAGCGGATGCCGCCGTCGGCGATGACGGGCACGTCCTGCTGGCTGGCCACGTCGGCGACCTGCGCGACGGCGGTGATCTGGGGCATCCCGGACCCGGTGACGACGCGGGTAGTACAGATCGACCCGGGGCCGATGCCCACCTTGACGCCGTCGGCGAAGTCGACGACGGCTTCGGCGGCCTCGCGGGTGCCGATGTTGCCGACGACCACGTCGGCCTCGACGCGGTCTTTGATGTCGCGGGCGCTCTCGATGACGTTGCGGTTGTGGGCGTGAGCGCAGTCGATGAAGAGCACGTCGGCACCGGCGGCGTCGGCGGCAGTCGCGCGTTCGGTGTCGTGGGGACCGACGGCGACGCCGGCGCGGAGTTTGCCGTTCTCGTCGCGGGCGGCGTCGTCGTACTGGCGGCGCTGGAGGATGCCCTGCATCGTCACCAGTCCGACGAGCCGGTCCGCATCGTCGACGATGGGGACGCGCTCGATCTTGTGGTCGTACATCAGTTCGAGCGCTTCGCGGGCGGTCACGTCCTCGGGGGCCGTGATGACCTCGTCGGTCATAGCCTCGCCCACCTCGTCGCGCTCGCCGACCTCCAGGTACGGCCGGATGTCGGTGCCGGAGATGATCCCCAGCACTTCGTCGTCCTCGTCGACGACCGGGGCGCCGGAGACGCCCGCCCGCTCCATCATCTCGTCGACATCCTGGACCGTCTGGTCCGGGTTGGCCGTAACCACGTCGCGGATGATCAGTTCGTCGGCGCGTTTGATGCGCTCGACTTCGGTGACCATCTCGTCGACGGTCATGTTCTGGTGGAGGACCCCCAGTCCGCCCTGCCGGGCCATTGCGATAGCCATGTCGCTCTCGGTGACGGTGTCCATCGCGGCCGAGAGAACTGGCACGGTGAGCTCGACGTTTTTCGACACCCGCGTCGCCGTGTCCGCCTCGTCCGGTTCGACGCGACTCTCCTTCGGTCGCAGGAGTACGTCGTCGAACGTCAGCGCCTCCGGAACCCGGAGTTTCTCCGAGAAGAACTCGTTGTCGTTCGCCATGTAAAGCGTGACACCGGCCCGGGGAAAAACGTTGCGAGACGGCTCGCCCCAGGATGTAGTTCACACCACACCTGAACAGTTCCCACCACGTTTTCACTGGCCGGAAGTGTGTGAAGGCATTGCAAATTGCCAGTTCGTGCAACGTTCAATCAGAGTTATGCGAGAATAGTGGACGATTCCTGTGGCGTGGGATCGGATACCACACAACGTTTATGGCTCCGTCAACACTTGTTACGGGTATGGACTCCGCCAGTCGATCGAACGTGCGTGTCGCGAGCGAGCCGTCCGCAGTTGCGGGTGGCGACTTTACATTTTGCGACGGTCGCACATTCAATACGGCGGAGAATACGGCCAAAGCGGGCGGCGACGGCGAACCTCGCCGACGCGCCCCGGTATATCGTGTACACCACCCGATGGCCACGGGAGAGGGCCGTTCGCACTGAATGAGCCAGTCTCAGCACCCGGTCGCACTCCGTATCGAGCAGCGCGTGGGTGGTGCGACGCGCCTGCTCGCGACCGTCATGTGTCTGCCCCTGCTGGACGGCATCTTCCCCGCGCTCGTCCTCGCGGGTGCGCTGTCCGACCCGACCGGCATCCTCGAGGTCGGGCTGCTGATCTTCGGCGGGAGCGCGACCGTCGCGGTCATCCTCGCGGACATGGACGGCTCCCCCAGAGAGCAGGCGAAATCCATCCTGCTCGTCGGGAGCGTCGTGGTCGTCGGTGCCGTGGTCGAGGCGGCGCTGGCCCCGACCATCGCCGGGTTCCTCGACCTCGCGGTGTTCGAGCGGTTCGCCGGCCTCGTCATCCTCGCCGTGGCGGCCCAGACCGCCAGCGCCCGGATCGGTGACTACCTGCCCCGCCCGGCGATCATCATCGCACTCGGGCTGGTGGCCAGCGTAGATCCCTCGGGTGCGGGGCTGGTCGTCCAGCTCGACCCCGACCTGATGCTGCGAGCGGCCGCCGCGGCGCTCGTCGCCGTCGTCTTCGCGCTCCACCTGGCCCTCTTCGGCCCGTGGCTGCGGGGCATCGTCGACATCGACCGGTTCCGGTTCGGGAGCGCCGTTGCCCTCGGTGTCCTCCCGCTGGGTCTGTTCGGTCTGGTGCCCGGCGACGCGCCGCTGGCACTCGCGGTACTTGGGATGACCTTCCTGTTCGCGTTCGATCCCCAGGACGCGGTGGCGGACCTCCGGTCGGACGACGAGGGCGAAGACGATGACGACGACTACGAGCCCGTCGGCCCGGCGAGCGCCGACACCGTCGCGGAGGAAGACCACGCGCCCTGGTTGTGAGCGTTCCCGGGAAGGGAAAGCTTAGGGACGTGACCCCGCGAGTGTGGGTATGGCCGACAACCGCGTCGTTCAGGGCCGGATGGTCACGCCCGGCAAACTGGCAGAGCTCATCGAAGGGGAGAGCGTGATGGACGCAGAAGCGATCGAGGACGCCGACCGGGACTGCCCCGAATGCGGCGGTAACGTCCTCCGAAGTGGGCTACATGCCCTCCGTCACCGAGTTCGTCACCGGCCAGAAGTGCCAGGACTGTGACTGGTCCGACACGGACCGGGACTGATCGAATCGAAATCCCTTTAGGGAGACTCATCCAAGCAGGTGATGCGGGGTCGTGGCCAAGTCCGGCATGGCGACTGACTCCAGAGGCACCGCGCCCGGTGACGAAACTCCAGACTGATATACTGAGCGGACGGCTGATCACCGCCCGCGCTGATGACCCTCTGGAGTTCCGAGGCGCGACCGGAGATATCAGTCGATCGGGAGTTCAAATCTCTCCGACCCCACTTCCTGACGAACCGATATCCGGGAGCTCCGCGTTCACTCCTCGTACTCGTACTGATTCAGCGTCGTAAACATAACGTCCTCCAGTACCTCCTCGCTCGTCGCTTCTAACACGACGGGCGGGGCGACGCCCTCGTCCTCGGCTTCGAGCCAGCGACCGACGCAGAGACACCAGCGGTCGCCGGGTTCCAGTCCGGGGAAGTTCAGTTCCGGACGGGGCGTCACGAGGTCGTTCCCGCGGGGACGCGCTGAACTCGAGAAACTCCTCGGTGACGACGGCACAGATCTCGTGCCGGCCGGCGTCGGCGGGGTGGGGGCGACAGCAGCCGTCCCGCTCGAAACCGGTCGCCGGGTCGTCGGCTGCAGGTCTCTAGCTCCATCCCGAGGACGTTCTGCTCGTCGGTCATACCACCGATTGTGGCGGACGGCGGAAAGAGGTGTCCACCGACAACGGAAAGCGGGTCGTCAGTAGCCGTTCTCCTGAGCGTCCACGACCGCCACCGCCGCCAGATTGACAATATCATTGACCTCGTCGCCGCGCTGGAGGACGTGGACGGGCTTGTCCATACCGACGAGCATCGGACCGATAGCTTCGGCTCCACCCAGACGCTGGAGGAGTTTGTAGCCGATGTTGCCAGCTTCCAGATTGGGGAAGACGAGGACGTTCGCGGGGCCGTCGAGGTCGGAGAACTCGTAGTCCTCGGTCAGCAGGTCCTCGACGACGGCGGTGTCGGCCTGCATCTCGCCGTCGACGGGAAAATCAACGTCGGGGTCGGCCCGGAGCCGCTGGGCGGCCTCGCGGGGCTTGCGCGTCCCTTCGTTGTCGACCGAGCCGAAGTCCGAGTAGGAGAGCAGGGCGGCGCGGGGGTCCACGTCGAACCGGCGGGCGAGGTCGGCGGTGTGGCGCGTGACCTCTTCGAGCACGTCGGCGTCGGGGTTCTGGTTGACGGTGGCGTCGGCGACGAAGACGACGCGGTTCTTGAACGTGAGCATGTAGACCGCCGGCGGCGTAGTCGGCGTCGTCGGCGGTACCCACGACCTGCAGCGGTGGCTTGAGCGCCGAGGGATAGTTGTGGGTGAGGCCGGTCAACATCACGTCGGCGTCGCCCATCTCGACCATGACGCTGGCGAGGTAGTTGTCGTCCTCGACGAGGTCGGCGGCCTCGGTCCGCGTAATCCCGTTTGCGCTTCCGGAGTTCGTACAACGCTCGGCGTAGGGATCGAGCTGGTCTTCCTCCGGGTCGACGACGACGGGATCGAAGTCCAGTCCGAGGTCGTCGATGGACCGCCAGATCACTTCGCGGTCGGCCGACGAGGATGGGTTCGGCGATCCCTTCGGCGGCGAGCTGATGGCCAGCGCGAACGATCTTCTCGTCGTCGCCCTCCGCGAGAACGACCCGTTTCGGTGCGTTCGTCGCGCGGTTGAGGACGACCCGCATCATCTCCCTCGACTTGCCGAGGCGGGCCTCGAGCCG
This Halorientalis sp. IM1011 DNA region includes the following protein-coding sequences:
- a CDS encoding LUD domain-containing protein, with amino-acid sequence MSTESLSTFESSVPGEVHRTTAEDAGEAIADAVESPAIGTALPYDGVSLPDSIDTDPSPSALESAATGVTPATMGIADYGTVAIPSGTAGEELVSLYTPRHVAVVAASDVVADMPTAYERLGEDFAARADTQILATGPSATADMGTLVQGVHGPSETHVVVLEDR
- a CDS encoding LUD domain-containing protein translates to MSSRRDTADRLRELMETEGDAVAQNTRTVNQLSDYAIQRFDDYEDLRDAARGIKESAIENLPELLDQVTEAVEENGGQVHVAQTAADANRIVEGIMADREAEKLVKSKSMTTEEIDVNDHLESAGYEVVETDLGEYVIQIADEAPSHLIGPAMHRSPEDIAELFNSEFDLEADLTGDPNELTEFARERVGEHIREADVGMTGANFVVAESGTLMLVTNEGNARKTAVTPDTHVAVAGIEKLVPSLADLQPFTELIAKTGTGQDITSYVSLLSPPVDSPIPDFEADEMRPADEREFHLVLLDNGRMGMREDDDLRETLYCIRCGACSNACSNFQAVGGHGFGGETYTGGIGTGWEAGVHGLQSADEMNDLCTGCSRCEPKCPVEIDIPWINTVVRDRINREAEGDEFDFLVEGLTPDEEPAGLDLQKRLFGNIGTLAKTGSLAPGLVNTVAGSRPGKWVLEQAFGVDPRRDLPEFAEETLREWYGARGAQVTDPDRDVVLYPDVYTDYFDPERGKAAIRTLESLGVRVHVPAVPESGRAPLSQGMIETARERAESVHGALVTHVDDGRDVVVIEPSDLAMFRRDYGKLLPERSAERLSENSYDVMEYVYGLLDNGADAEGLDAPGDDGDADIAYHSHCQQRTMGVDEYTESVLSDLGYSVRTSDVECCGMAGSFGYKSEYYEVSMDVGDHLRDDLGEVEGATLTASGTSCQEQLDVLYEREVPHPIELIAPR
- a CDS encoding metallophosphoesterase; the encoded protein is MPPDADDRVYYVISDLHIGGDEQLGEVDFLAELLDFLERLERTDEDAELVINGDAFGLWEMTTVEGTAKFDLLVETYPRLFEQLRVTGENIAITLVPGNHDHELAAYDEYVERFAEYNVDLVQDQSVTRRVGDSVVYFEHGHQRDPNNRIDDWGNPHASPLGYYYNTLVTSRAGQLSDRGRYNWLKDVQAVTPTERMPVWLLSKYFYLEMNPLLRYALVPFLLLFNISAVLAVLAGLSVAGIWSAPIEWGTTFLGQFGRAGTALWFLLAVNVTIAGLLLLVGVPLYFLRRDVRKTIERFGVFETSITVDAEGPYEEAAREIFDANPETAVFCYGHTHRPGIKEVDGGVLANSGTWLKRLHRRDGIIGVLPPVFYPSYQLCAIRIAAESDAVAVEYEEIQKASPSPEELTLTERLLTVGRKPDTDLPDRTVVPNKGTDGTEATPEAAE
- a CDS encoding PRC-barrel domain-containing protein, with the translated sequence MDGPTQEITALVGREVYSSNGVFVGEVEDVRLDLDDVQVTGLALHEINHDLFGERARGNRGVILPYDWVQAVGDVVLVSDIIERLRTPEEEQEEEITA
- a CDS encoding DHH family phosphoesterase, encoding MSSAITMASMSTYAILGCGSVGHAVAEELETEGKDVLILDKDEGRVEALRDQDLDARTADIREASTAETIDDRDVLLILSSDVEANMAAVENVRERDGEQFIVARASDPVSADELTEAGADVVINPSAVIADSALRALETGELEYKATQLADVIEATDERMAILIHRSPDPDSIASAAALQLIADSLDVEADIIYQGEIGHQENRAFVNLLGIELQQRTDVDLDDYDTFAVVDHAKGGEPEVDHEVDVVIDHFEPEHDHDADFVDVRPNVSATSTILTKYIQELDLSLDGNVATALLYGIRAETLDFKRDTTPADLTAAAYLYPFADHDTLEQVESPSMSPETLDVLAEAIRNREVKGSHLISNAGFIRDRDALSQAAQHLLNLEGITTTAVFALADDTIYLAARSKDIRMDIGAVLEDAFEDIGETAGHSTDASAEIPLGIFTGIETNEDNRDTLLELTEQAVKQKLFQAMGVDGSEGGSNGS
- a CDS encoding sorbosone dehydrogenase family protein; protein product: MTRRRDLLRVGAAAVGGALAGCSFLESNTQPSESVGTEQVAAGFTAPLGMETVGDGRFLIADQTGQVYPVDSDGRREEPVLDLTDRMVELNPGYDERGLLGIATGPNFAERRRLFVRYSAPLRSEMPDGYSHTFVLSSFAVDENLRADPSSERIVLEIPEPQANHNAGSVTFGPDGFLYVGVGDGGGGNDVGQGHVSDWYDRNDGGNGQDMTENLLGSILRIDVREGAGGNGRAYGIPDDNPLVGRDGLAEQYAWGFRNPWRFSFTDGRFFVADVGQNRFEEVNVVERGGNYGWNVREGAHCFSTDDPGSPPANCPTETDDGEPLEDPILEYSHEGNGVSGISVIGGYYYTGGIGPLSERYVFGDYQAEGTIFTASEPDDGGLWNLSRVELVTGSGEGPGQYLLAFGRDTDGELYVLTTDSGGPQGSSGAVHRLVAV